DNA sequence from the Oryza brachyantha chromosome 5, ObraRS2, whole genome shotgun sequence genome:
actgtaacaaaaaaaaaccatgggTTCTCTGAAATATACTCAATATATGTCTGCGTCCCTTGGCAAAGATAAACCAGAGCCAGATATTGCGCTGCGTGTGGTTTTCTGGTATTGCAAATCTCATCGAAGCATTTTCGCCCTCAACCAATGCAGGGATTGGATTAGCAAATTGAGAGGAGGGGATACTCTAGTCTGAAAGCATCATGCTTAAAACATTTGATTCTTGATGCTCACTACTTCCATTTTCCTCAAATATGTCACAGGCATTTTCTCTTCGCATCTTCCGTTCTTCAATCACTTCTTCAATTGAGTCGTTACAGTAGAGCCCCCTAGATTGGCCCTTTGGTTTGTCAGCTACAACGAATTTATTGCCTTCTCGCCCTCGTTCTGGAAAGCCAGCCCAGACTGTAGGAAGTCATTAGAAAAATCAGCCATGACAATGAAATGCAATTGACCAATGCAAAAAACTGAGCGCAAGCACTCCACACAAATATATTGACTAGAAAATTGTAATAAAGTTCAAACCGGTAAACTTTTCAACAAAAGTATAAGTCAAATATTTCTGCCAGCTGTTATCTTGCAATATCCTGACTATTCAAAGCCTCAGCTTGCTTAAATTTTGAGAGTATTGGCCCCGGCTggcaatataaaacaaatagtagaGAAACCCAGAAAAGTTTTATTGCACAGAatgttattttacttttgaGTGTCAGTACTACAAAGAAATTCCAAATATTGAGCATCACAACAGAGTGTACTGAGCTCACTTCTAGGGCAGAAGGATCTATTACAAACCATGAACTTCTACGTAATGATAAATTGCAAAGGCAAAGCTACATATCAGATGGTCTTTTATCAGTAAACTGCATTTGGACTAGTTTTTATTACCAAAGTTGCATATTGGACCATGCAATAGCAAGCCTTTTCACTTTAGACTGGGTTCTGTTATCAAACTTTGCATATTGGACTAGTAGGCCAATAAATCAGTGACCAAAGACCTTCTATCTCGTCAATCTTCCGTGATCCTGACATGTAGACGGTGCTCAAGCTTGATCATGGGACTAGTACCAGAAGAGGTCAAGCTAGAAAACATCAGAAATGGTGCTACCAACACCAACTGGACTCAACTATTCCCATGGCGGATGGTGTCCCCAAGGTGCTGGCGAGCTCGTTGTCCAGCTTTGCTCCTCTCATGGCCAACAGGCTGAACAGACACATATAGGGGTGGACAAAAAGAAACCGGAAACCAAAGCCCGAACAAATCAACACAGAACTGAGCCAAACTAGTGGTTTTTCCGGTTTTCTTCATGTTGCTCGGTTTCTATTTTCTTGTGCATCAGTTTTTGGTTTTATATTCAGTTTTTGCACGATGTGAGCTGAACCAACTGAGAAAACCGATCCCCTACTGCGATCGCTGCCCCTTCCGTCCGTCTCCGTGCATGGCAAGGAGCAACTCACACAGATAGCAGGGCCCAACATGGCCCAGCCAGCCCAACAGGTAACCTTCTGTGACTAGGGCCCATGGAGCAACATTGTACAGATGAGGGAGTTCACAAGCAGCGTCTGGGCACTAGAGATTGAGGGCCACGCATAATCTCCAGTAAAAACTGCAccagaaaaaaccaaaccgaCTTTTCAGTTTTAATTTTGCTAACACAATCCTTTGGTTGCCAGTTTTGAGGAACCAATCCTCTAGAGAACTGAAAAAACCGAACGCCCACCTCTAGACGCATACGTATGTCAAGCTCGATGGCAGCAGAGGGCTAGAGGCTCTATGTGCAAGCAGTATTAGACACCATGCTAGAGCGAGCAGCATGCATAGACCTTCCACTTTAATTTTTCTGTCGACGAAGAGCTAGCAAGCAGAGCACAACATGTGGATGGGAAATTGGCAATGGAGCTTGCGCCTTGATATTCCCTGGTCATGTCAAGCTGATTGGTTTTGCCATGGCAGACATGGTTCTTGGAGAGGAGAGTTGGAGAAGAAGAACAGGATCTAAGGGAAACATGCTGTAAACATATCTAGTCCAAAGTGAAACCATAGGCTTAATCCTAGTCCAAACCACAACATTGTAAAAAGAGGTAGTTCAATGTGCAATTTACTCTCTCTTTTAAATTAACAACTCAAGTTCAAATAATTGACACAGGAAGCAAGTCTAACTGTATGTTAAAGACAAAAAATGAATATATCAAGAAAGGATCTATTTTCTCAAATTCTTTGACTTAAAATCAAAAGGACGAAGTGTCACTGAAATGTTCtggtatataaaaaaatatgatacaagGGGAACATCTTTATAGACCATGACTTAGATGCAAACATGTAGGCCAAATTTGATCTAAGCACCAAATATATTCCTATAAAGAAGATTTGAACTAGACATACATAACGTGCCTTTCTGTTACTGTATCGCAATTATATTCCAAGAACATGTTTGGCAGAGGGAGAACGATGTTTGAGAAAGGAACATGGAAACATGATAGACTAaagttctataaaaaagtcaaattaaAAGGCAGCAAAGGAAAATCAATGTGCGTATTTAATACTTTACAAATGTGTGTATTTGATACTTTACAATCTTTGGTATCTTGTTCAGCTAATAACTTGATATATATTGCATCAATTGAAAACATTACCTCCAAAGTGATGGAGAACAATCGACGCTGCAACTGTAACATTCAATGATGCAGTCCCACCACCGTACTGAGGAATGTAGACAAAAAAGTCACAGATCGCACACTCCTTTTCCGAGAGTCCTGTACCCTACTAAATGCAATACAAGGTTGGAAATTAGAATAAAAATTGCTCGTTATGCTTTGTTATTAAAAGGATCTACATCTAATAGGCGGCTTTCCTCGTCAGGCGATTATAGTAGTTTTAGTAAGCATTATGACAGCCATAAAACGCATTGGAGCTGATACCCATCAGGATTCAAAGGGACCATAGGAAGCTAAATTGCAACATAATATGGATGTGCAAAATGAAGAAAGAGTCATCAAGAATTCAAATAACACCTTTTTCTTAACATGTTCATGATATCCATAGAATTCTGAAACAGACACAAGTGCCAACAGAAATCATGTGATGCAGATCAGCCATTTATAATAAGCCCATTTAGTTTCCTTCTCCAAAATTGCAGTTCGCTGAAGCTAAACAAACATAGCAAGCATGCGAGCGAAGCTGTCATCCATGCCGAAATACTCAAAACTAACGAGGAATCATGGGGAATCCAACCCCACCTCATTGCCAAAGAGGAAGGCGGTGCTCCGGCGGAATGGATGCGCCGTCACCGGCAGCGCGTCGTGGGTGATCTCCACGCCGCAGATGTCACACCCCCTCTCGTCCTGCACACGCAAACACAAAAACCGGCGGGCGGATGAGTATCGAGGCAGCAAGGAAGCAgatggggggagggggggggggctagGGTTTAAGGaggcgggagggagggagggagggaggtgcTTTGCCTTGAGGTAGGCGCgggcgagggggagggaggcgaaGTGGCGGAAGCGGAGGTGGGAGGTGGCGCCGTGGCTGCCGAAGGCGCTGACGTCGCGGCGGCCGAcgaccaccacctccgccaccCCGAACGCCGTCGCGCTCCGCGCCAGCGTCCCAACGTTGTGCCGCTTCGCCACGTtgtgcaccaccaccacgctctccgccgccgccgccgccatggccgccgtcgAACACTGCAGCCgcgtctctctctccctctctctctctctctctctcttcccctttCGGACTCGTGCGCCGTCTCGccgacatgtggggcccactgGGGTGAGACAGTGAGTCCATCGGTGCACCGTACACCGCGTGCACGTAATGGTGAGGCTCCATCCTCTCCGTGGACCAAGATCTGTGCTGAGTCGACTCGTACTTTCCCAAGCCAGCATTGCTGTCTCAAAACTCTTTCGATGCAACAACAAACAATGCAATTCACCTTCCCCACACACAAAGTAATCCATGACACAATTGCAATCCACAGTTGTTTTGTATCATTAATTTTGCATAAACACTTCATTTGCTGGATAAATCAGACATAATCCATCTATTGGGGGGGGGTCTTTGAAACTGCGTATATTTCAAAGGATTTTCGTAGGAATtaaacaatttcatatgaaaatcatataaaatttctacgtTCCAAAAAAAGAGGCCCTTACAGAAATCTGCAAGTTGAAggaccagaaaaaaaaaaactcatgggAACTAAATGGATACCAAGCTTCTGACATGACAAAGTGTTCTCGGTAAGCATAGCGATTACCTTTTGTGGCTTCACCCAAACTGTAGCAATTGACAAAAGCCAAATACCCACGAACTGAAGCTCAGTTCAGTAAGGATTTCAGGAACAAGAAATGGATAAAATGGAACACATTGTGATGCTCTTACCTGACAAGAACTGATTACCTCATAAAAAGGAGTGTACTCAGCCAAAAACAAATTAGAGTAAAACATGCCGCTGTACAtccataaaaaccaaaacccaTATCCATTTATCCATTATCTCTGCAGGGTTTGATTGATGTGCCATTCAACCATGTATTATTGTTAAAGTTTAACCACTCTCACCACCACTCATTATTCCATCCAATCTTCCATCGATCCAAGCTGAGCAATCAATCAGAAAAAgagacaaaacaaaacaaaacaaaatggtGTATGTATGAAATCTAGAAACCGGCGAGCCGGGCGCATACCCTGCGCTGGATGGGGGTCCGGCACGAAGGGCACTCCTTCATCCCTTGCTTGTCATGGAGGTCATTGCATTTCGCGCAGACCACCTGGTGCGCGCaagggaggaagacgacggaCATCTCCTCACTCAAGCACATGACGCACTCCCGGTCACGCTGTATGTCGTCAAAATCGAGTTCTTGgggtactgctgctgctgctatatTGGCCAAAATTTGAGCATTGCCCTTCTTTCTCCCTTCAGAAAGACGCAACGCGGTGGTAGTTTTATTGTCTGATACCCACTTGGGAGCACCGACCTTCGACGAGTCCAGGGACACCTTCAGCTGCGAAATCTGCTGCTCAAGGGCTCGGATCTCGCTCTTGTATCTTTGCGTGTCGTTCTCCGCTTTAAGATGCAGAAAATTCTCTTCTGACCTCAACGATGTCTCAATCtgatctctctctttcttctctaaGCTTACACGGGCAACTGCCTCAATCTTTCCAGACTCCTCTTGCCTCCATCTTGCCTGGAAGTATTTAAATCAGAGAAAGACCAAAGATATATACAGCTTTAGTGAAGACTGCAAAATGAAGGGATAAATGATATTGCACAGCTACAACAGCAGTAGGAGGGAGGAATTAAAAAGCAACATTACAATATTTACAGAATACAGTCCTAGAACATCAAATAACTAGTACGACATTACCCACAAGATTAACCGTTGTTGAGCTTCTACTTCAGGTACACCATGGTATGTGCAATCAACTCGATATGAATTCATGACTACTGAAAACCATGAAGCTAACGAGAGGTCGATTCGCAAGCAATCAAGTTCCATTTTCATGCACTCAAGACATTTTCTACTCTTGATAACTGCAATAACTCATTTGtccagaaagaaaaaggtattTCATGTTTCCTCCTTAAGCAGTAATATGTACCTAGCATCTGAAAGACGGTGAATATAAGGAAGGTCGTCATTGCAAACTGCAGACATGCAGTGAATAAATGGCATCGT
Encoded proteins:
- the LOC102709929 gene encoding uncharacterized tRNA/rRNA methyltransferase YsgA; the encoded protein is MLAWESTSRLSTDLGPRRGWSLTITCTRCTVHRWTHCLTPVGPTCRRDGARVRKGKRERERERERETRLQCSTAAMAAAAAESVVVVHNVAKRHNVGTLARSATAFGVAEVVVVGRRDVSAFGSHGATSHLRFRHFASLPLARAYLKDERGCDICGVEITHDALPVTAHPFRRSTAFLFGNEGTGLSEKECAICDFFVYIPQYGGGTASLNVTVAASIVLHHFGVWAGFPERGREGNKFVVADKPKGQSRGLYCNDSIEEVIEERKMRRENACDIFEENGSSEHQESNVLSMMLSD